From the Melospiza georgiana isolate bMelGeo1 chromosome 11, bMelGeo1.pri, whole genome shotgun sequence genome, the window CCTGGCACTGGCTGAGCGGGTCAGCTTTCAGCGCGTCCTGGCAGCGGGCACGcctgtgggagagcagagagggctGTGGGATCCCTCCGTGGCAATGCTCCAAAAAGGGGGGTGGGtggcaggcaggcagagtgGCAGTAGGGGTCTGGCTGATGGGTAAAGCTCCGGGGCTGCCGCTTGCCCTTCCCTGCTCCGAACAGCATCACCTTgcagggggatgcagggggcTGGCCCGGGCACACACCCACCTCTTTTCGGTGAGCAGGTGTGGGGCGCAGGTCTTGCTGTCCCAGGTGCAGTAGGGATCCCTGGCCAGGCAGCAGTCGGTGCAGGTTTTGCCGTAGAGCTCACATCGGTacagggagagctggagcagcccatgGGTGCTGctcacaaacagctcctgctaCTCGGGAAGCAGGACAGGGGCAGTCAGAGCcacggctggggctggcagggagcagagccctgcctctgctggggtggggacactgggggacagTAGGAGAGCGAGACAGAGCCTGCTGTTCCCTCAATGCCCAGGATCCTGTTCCCTAAACGTGGGCCCCCTGGGGCCAAGGGACCCGGCAGAGTGGCTGGGATCAGCTGGCCTCTaatccctgtccccagactGCTTTAGGGAGAAGCAGAAGGGACACTCACCCGCTTTGGTGATAACTTCATGTCCAGGATGGGAGAAGGTACCTGGAGGGGGAACAAGAGGGTGCTGCAGCCACGTCAGTCACTACTGGGTGCCCCCAGGACAGCCTTGTCCAGCAGCCCTGCTTTCAAACCTGAGCTCAGCCCTCCCATTTCAGTGTGAGCTCCAAAGTGCAACCCACATGCCCCCTCAGGGACTGGATGGGGAGCTGGAAGATGACTCGGCTCCAGTCCCACTGGCAACCCTCGGTGTTTTTCTGCTGCCCAGGGCGGCGCCCTCATCAGCGAGGTGAGAACCTCCCTGAGAGCGGCAGTGACTTCTGCAGAGCCCGCAGGGAGGTGCCGCGGCCGCGGGAGGCTGTGTGGTCCCATCCTCTCTCACTTcagccccctgtgccaccctggctgCCCGTACCTTAGTGACGCTGATCTCCTCCAGACTGATCACCTCGGGACTGCGGCTCGCCCCGCCGGCCAGGGCCACCTTCAGGACTTTGCCGTCATCTGTAGGGGCAGCGGGCGGAGGAGCTGTCAGGGCTGGAGGCCCCCCGGGCTGGCGGCACCAGAGTGCCACCCGAGCTGCCCGGGGTGGCAGCGCTCCCAGGCCGGGCTGAGCTCCCACCTGTGCCCAGGAAGAGCACGTCGTAGTCGCGGCTCTCCGTGTCCAGCCGGTGCACCAGCAGCCGCCGCAGCCGGTAGGGCACATTGACCCGGAGCAGCACGGGCTGCCGGCCCTGCGGGTACACGGGCTCCCACATCAGCTGGTGGCTGCGCATGAAGCTGATCAGCTCGTCGGGGAAGTCCTTGGTGGACTGCAGGAGGGGGTCGTAGGTCTCGCTGGGGCACTGTGTGACACAGGGGCTGTATTAGGGCCGGCCCAGTCCGTCCCTCTccccctccagctgctccccgtTCCCTTACCGTGCCGGGGCGGGGGTAGGGGACACGGCCCTTGTATTCCACCCAGCGGTAGTCGAATCCCTCCTTGTGTGCGAAGGGGCCGCTGAAGGCGGCTCTCACGGCAGCCATGGAGTAGACGCAGACGGCAGAGCCACTGAAGACGCCGCTGTGGGGAAACACGGGGCTCTCAGTGTCCCCCTGCCCCACGGGGACCAGCTGTGTGCACACCCTCCCCCCGAGCGAGCCCACgctgtccctggcagccctgggatCACGCACAGCACCCCAGGGTGACAGGAATGGCTTTGACACAGCCCGTGCAGCCTGGGGGTCACTGACTGTGCCACAAAGCTGTGGTTTAATGATGTGCTGGTgaaccagcagcagggaaagcgGGGAAATGCTATCAGCCCTTCCTCAGccagctggtgctggtgctgcccttCTCCCCACAGAGCTCCCTCTGAGGGGGGCAGCATGGTGGGGGCTGCACTGTCCCACACAGGgccctgctcacctggagaCCGTGAAGAGCCCAAAGACAAGGGGGTTCTGGGGGTCGCGGGTGCGCAGCAGGAAAACATCCTCTGCAAAGAGAGGCGTGGAGGTGAGGCACAGGATGCAGGTGGGCATcccggggctgtgctggagggagcagccctgcaggagctgcgtTACAGGGCTGGGCACTCACCCAGCTGGTCGAAGTGGGTCTCAGTGCCCTGAGGCCCCGAGGTGGAGCACACCAGGCGGGCCTTCAGGAACGTGCTCCAGCGGTTGATGAGGCCGCGCTTCCCTCCAACATCGTTCTGGCAGGACCAAAGAGCCAGGATCAGTCCAGCCTCTCTGAGTCTCCTCCACTGCTGTGCCCTCCTCACTCCCACAGAgggacacccccagccctgagctctctGCCTGTGGCCGGTGTGCAGTGACACCCTCACATTCCTCTGCTTGGGATGCTCCTTGGTCCAGAACGGCTAAAAGCCCACCTGGTGGGACAACAGGCCACAGGGTGTTGGCAACTGACCTTGCAGACCCTGGCCACCCTGGCGTGGATGTGCCgctgctcccactgcccagCGTCCATGGCCGTCTCACGGAAGAAGATGTAGACTTTATCATCATTGGGGTTGTAGGTATCAGGGATGGTGTAGGCACCAACAAACACAGGCTCTgagggggaaaggagcagcacaATGTGGCCCTGTGCCCTGATCCCACCCTGTGGTACTGCCCTGAAGCCCTTGGGAACAGTGTGAGGTGGTGAGGGGACACACAGCAccattcccagtgctcaggCTGTGGAACATGTGCTGGAGCATGGATCCCACCAGCGTCTTCATCAGTGCTTCCCCCCAAGGAGAGAGGGCCCAGGTCAGAGCtctggccccagggctggccccagcctctccccagctgGAAGGAGAGACACCCATTGCCCACAGGCGCCCCTGCTCCTACCGTGCAGCCAGTGGTCCTGGTTCTGCTCCGTGCGGATGtagctctgctcagccccatGCACCCAGGTCCGGAAGAAGGCAGCGCTGCTGCCCATGAAGTCACTGGAGGTGCCTGAATACAGCTccccacctgcagggatggggatgtggaTGGGAAGCATCACCATCCAGCACAGATtattcccagcagtgccctcccagcctcccaTCTGCTCCTCCCCCCCTCTTACCAATGAGGAGTCCCGTGAAGGGCTCGTGGGGGCTGTAGGGGCACCGTCCTCGCCCCGATTCCAAGGAGTGGGTCACCAGCTGCATGCGGGGAGCCCGGGCACCCTGCCAGAGCCAAGGGGGAGACGTCAGCCCAGGGGGGTCTGGGAACAAGCCAGAACTTGGGGGAAAGAGTGGGAAGGAAGTTGGTGTCTGTGATGAGTGGGCTCCTCAGGGGGATGCCAGAACCTGGTCCCATGCCCATGGGGACACCCTGACACCCCcaagccagagctgctctctccaTGCCAATGCAGGGCCTGCACCAGGCTGGCCACactcctgaggccctggggctcCCTCTCCCGCTACTCCCAGGGTGAGGGGTGCCTTGGCACCTTCTGCCATAGGGATTGTCTGTCCAGGGGTCCCTCACCTTGCCCCGGGCTCCCAGCTGGATGAAGGCACAGACGGGCTGGTAGGAGCCGGTGCCGCAGGCGAACACGTGGCTCTGGTTGTAGGGCTGCAGGAGGCGGATGAAGTTGGCACACTCGGTCTGCACAGGGGAGATGTTTGTCAGGGCTGAGCCGTGCTGGCTGCTGGGGGCGCAGAGCCCGGCCAgagcctgtcctggcagctgctcagctgggcCCGGCTCCGGCTGGCTCCACAGCGCCGTTCCAGGCAGACCCCCAGGCTCCCCTTCGGGCTGACGGGGTTGTTTAATATCTCTGCCAGCCCCACTTACCTCCACGTTCTTCCCTGCCAGCTGGCAGTGCTCGACCTGCTCCCTGGGGGCTGGCCAGAAAATCTGAAACACAAAGACCCGGTGGATGCAGCCCCGCTTCCCTCAGCCTGCCGTGgcagccctgggaaggggctcagccagGCTCAGGTGCACAGGGAGAACACGGGGTTGCTCTGGCACTGGTCTGACCCCCTCTGAGTCCCCAGTGGGCAGCCTGCCAAAGCAGCTCGCAGTGAACCTGGCGTGGGGACAGAGGCTGGGCGTGCCGTGGCCCACCCAGGCTGTGGCAGGCTCTCCTGGATCCCAGCCTGTGGGAACACCGGGCTGTAGCCCCttaatgggattttcttttgttggGCTCTGGCGGTACAGCCGGCCAGCAGGATGTCTTGGGATGACATTAGTGGagtcactgctgcagctccggaggcagagcagggactgggtgtgacacagggctctgggcactgcctgcagcccacCCAGGTCACATCTCCT encodes:
- the LOC131087975 gene encoding semaphorin-3D-like; this translates as MRAAPGHWLSLATLLLCLLLQQLGSSRAWKQHAPRLRLAYKDLLKSNSSRLLLASGDGMDFQALLVDEDRAWLMVGAKNHIFLLHLDHPSREPEKIFWPAPREQVEHCQLAGKNVETECANFIRLLQPYNQSHVFACGTGSYQPVCAFIQLGARGKGARAPRMQLVTHSLESGRGRCPYSPHEPFTGLLIGGELYSGTSSDFMGSSAAFFRTWVHGAEQSYIRTEQNQDHWLHEPVFVGAYTIPDTYNPNDDKVYIFFRETAMDAGQWEQRHIHARVARVCKNDVGGKRGLINRWSTFLKARLVCSTSGPQGTETHFDQLEDVFLLRTRDPQNPLVFGLFTVSSGVFSGSAVCVYSMAAVRAAFSGPFAHKEGFDYRWVEYKGRVPYPRPGTCPSETYDPLLQSTKDFPDELISFMRSHQLMWEPVYPQGRQPVLLRVNVPYRLRRLLVHRLDTESRDYDVLFLGTDDGKVLKVALAGGASRSPEVISLEEISVTKVPSPILDMKLSPKRQELFVSSTHGLLQLSLYRCELYGKTCTDCCLARDPYCTWDSKTCAPHLLTEKRRARCQDALKADPLSQCQDTAEGIAAVDKVVFGVEKNSTFLECLARSPQITVRWLVRRGEETAPSEVRNNGRFLVLEQGLLIRQLSREDVGTYECQAVERSFSRLLTRYSLRLIRHEAAELPPYKRSKEPGGTQQSPRPRTELQPGSKGFPRALGAPGTSLDAYCNALRLQERQRQRAWHKWQHQAPDSKNGRVRRHPQRL